Proteins co-encoded in one Montipora capricornis isolate CH-2021 chromosome 12, ASM3666992v2, whole genome shotgun sequence genomic window:
- the LOC138027752 gene encoding uncharacterized protein, protein MTMARRFNLFLLGCFIVASFILYLTFVVFDSRTGTKAEISTKAEVSTKAEVSTKAEVSTEAEVSTATDSSTVETHQQITLLLRMPGKVLEHKARYYCDLFRTTVLFWPPSYGKTVVVLDEESEMDHEFGEIVTRHTREHFPEYKLEVFFEPLPNDKSILENPALPRSPGYNRQLWSSFFFDLYTNDPIIAWMDSDVAFITPVTNSLIFSGSKLRVLGWDCSFHLSWVKEWAITSERALGLPYLADFMSFFPVYFYRDTFARCREHIMKHWNVTTFEEAFKLFYHDKNLLSPVSIILSYAWFFERDRYDWNIKICSDLTQFNKKFPSGATIGAEHVEDTLSQPQATFHVPYGEFLSSHILISYCLSHEASGNTPDICSKHNFSLSDNLDLLHHDLQYVKTIRPNPCSDNKLDYCLQVLGRHYKAVGLEMKEDGRKVEWKNVQTVEKLAKDLGITCKPLVY, encoded by the coding sequence ATGACCATGGCGAGAAGATTTAATCTATTTCTCCTTGGGTGTTTTATTGTTGCTTCTTTTATTCTTTACCTTACTTTTGTGGTTTTTGACTCGCGTACTGGCACAAAAGCGGAAATATCAACAAAAGCGGAAGTATCAACAAAAGCGGAAGTATCAACAAAAGCGGAAGTATCAACAGAAGCGGAAGTATCAACAGCCACGGATAGCAGTACCGTTGAAACACACCAACAGATAACATTACTCTTAAGAATGCCAGGCAAAGTTTTGGAGCATAAAGCGCGTTACTATTGTGATCTCTTCAGGACCACCGTTCTCTTTTGGCCACCATCGTATGGGAAGACGGTTGTTGTGCTTGACGAAGAATCAGAAATGGATCACGAGTTTGGAGAAATTGTTACTAGACACACCCGGGAGCACTTTCCAGAGTACAAGCTGGAAGTATTCTTCGAGCCACTACCGAATGACAAGAGTATATTGGAAAATCCTGCCTTGCCAAGAAGTCCAGGCTACAATCGTCAACTTTGGAGtagtttcttttttgatttgtaCACAAACGATCCAATCATAGCTTGGATGGATAGTGATGTCGCATTCATCACACCTGTGACAAACTCCTTGATATTTAGCGGTTCAAAATTAAGGGTTCTGGGTTGGGACTGTAGTTTCCACTTAAGTTGGGTAAAGGAGTGGGCGATAACGTCAGAGAGGGCGTTAGGATTACCGTATCTGGCTGATTTCATGTCCTTTTTCCCAGTGTACTTCTATCGAGATACCTTTGCGCGGTGCAGGGAACACATTATGAAGCACTGGAATGTAACAACCTTTGAAGAAGCCTTCAAGTTGTTTTATCACGATAAAAACCTGCTCTCCCCAGTTAGTATCATACTGAGTTATGCTTGGTTTTTTGAAAGAGATCGATATGACTGGAATATAAAGATATGTTCTGATTTAACGCAGTTCAACAAAAAGTTTCCATCTGGGGCTACTATTGGAGCAGAGCACGTGGAAGATACTTTGTCCCAGCCTCAAGCGACCTTCCATGTTCCTTACGGAGAGTTTTTGTCTTCTCATATTTTGATTAGTTACTGCTTGTCGCACGAAGCATCGGGAAATACGCCTGATATTTGTTCGAAACATAATTTTTCGTTGAGTGACAACTTAGATCTGTTGCATCATGATCTCCAATATGTAAAAACTATTCGACCAAATCCTTGCTCGGATAACAAGTTAGATTATTGTCTTCAAGTTTTAGGACGTCATTATAAGGCAGTTGGTCTCGAGATGAAAGAGGATGGACGCAAAGTGGAATGGAAAAATGTACAAACTGTCGAGAAGCTTGCAAAAGATCTTGGCATAACATGTAAACCTTTAGTTTACTGA